GGCCGCCACGATCGGCGCTCCGTCCTCTCGGGCAACGATTCGCCCCACGATCTCGGTGCGTTCGGGTGGCTCGAGGAGCGCCAGCCGATGCTCGGCGGCCCGAGCTCGCATCTCGGCTACGCGTGCGGGCTGGCTATCCGCGAGGTCGATTAATTCGAGTGGATCCGTATCGACGCGGTACAGCTCTTCGAGGCCCGTCTGGGTGTTTACGAGGTAGCGCCACGGGGGCTGCAATACCGCGATGGGGGTCTGCTGCACGATCTCGCTGCGCGCGATCGGGAGTCCCCCGTGGATACGGTCGCGTAGGTCGATTCCAACCTGCTCCGGAATCGGACGCGCGTCGTTCGCCCCGGCGAACCCGAGAATGGTCGCCGGGACGTCGCTGGCAGAGACCAGATCGGGGAGGTCCGCGGGCTCGAGCCGTCCCGGCCACGAGAAGATAACCGGCGTTCGCGATCCCATCGCGTACGCGGTGCTCTTGCCACGGCCTCGCCCTGGCCATAGCTGTAGTCCGGCACCCCAGCCGTTGTCGCTGAGGTACACGATCAACGTGTTCTCGCGCAGTCCCCGGTCCTCGAGTTCGGCAAGGAGTTCGCCGACGGCCTCGTCGAGCCAGCGGACCCGCGAGAAGTAGTCGGCGCTGTGGACGATGCCGGTGGCCAGAACTTCTTCGTGATATTCGGGGAGCGGGGGATCGAGCGGCGCGTGTGGAAGCGCCGGAGCAAACCACACGAAGAAGGGGGCGCCCTCGGCTTCCGCTTCGTCGAGGAAGTCGCGCAGCGGGTCGAGGGCGGCGCAGGTGGAGCCTTGTAGCGCGGTGGAGCCGCAGGTTGCGGCGGTCGACCCCTCGCGCATGAAGCTCACTCCGTCGATGTTGAAGAGCGACGTATGGCGCTTCTTCGCGAGGCCGTGCGTGAAGCCTGCGTCGGAGAAGTTGCCCAACCACATCTTGCCGCCTTCCCACGACAAGTATCCGTATCGCTGCAGCTCGCGTGGCAGTGTTCGGAAGTACTGCGACTCGAGGCGGCTCGGGATGTCGCCAATGGGCGTTGCCTCGAGCGCGGTGCGACGCGCCTCCCATTGCTGGTGGTGGAATCCGGCCCCGGAGAGCAGTGTCTTCAGCGATGGCCGGCAGACCGACGCGGTCGTGTAGCCGTTTCGGAACAGGACGCCCTCCGCGGCCAGGGTGTCGACGTTCGGCGTCTGGGCGATCTCGTGGACTGAGAGCATGCCCGCGGACGTCTCGATGAACTGTACGTCGGGCCGGGCGAAGCCATAGTAGGGCCAGCCGTGATCATCGCTGATGATCAATACGATGTTGGGACGCTCGACCTCGTTCGCCGAGGCAAGCCCGGCGGAGCCGAGAAGGGCGGCAAGAGCCAGAAGGGCGATTTGCCTCGGGATGATCATCGGTCGCCCTCAGACGGAGCGGGGCGGTAGGCGGGATCAAGGGCCCATTTGCCCAGGACGGCGGGTAGCCGCCACCGCGAAGGCTCGAGCCAGGTCCGGATTTCGGGTTCAAGCGGCCGCGGCGGAG
This genomic window from Candidatus Binatia bacterium contains:
- a CDS encoding sulfatase-like hydrolase/transferase — translated: MIIPRQIALLALAALLGSAGLASANEVERPNIVLIISDDHGWPYYGFARPDVQFIETSAGMLSVHEIAQTPNVDTLAAEGVLFRNGYTTASVCRPSLKTLLSGAGFHHQQWEARRTALEATPIGDIPSRLESQYFRTLPRELQRYGYLSWEGGKMWLGNFSDAGFTHGLAKKRHTSLFNIDGVSFMREGSTAATCGSTALQGSTCAALDPLRDFLDEAEAEGAPFFVWFAPALPHAPLDPPLPEYHEEVLATGIVHSADYFSRVRWLDEAVGELLAELEDRGLRENTLIVYLSDNGWGAGLQLWPGRGRGKSTAYAMGSRTPVIFSWPGRLEPADLPDLVSASDVPATILGFAGANDARPIPEQVGIDLRDRIHGGLPIARSEIVQQTPIAVLQPPWRYLVNTQTGLEELYRVDTDPLELIDLADSQPARVAEMRARAAEHRLALLEPPERTEIVGRIVAREDGAPIVAAQVRLGRREIASTDSGGYFVVGPQRPGVELLRPQKRVRSLRWAQGYPFTALPFSLGGLFLPMEGEPKSRPVEVAEGRMRGLVTDSETGAPVSGVRIRAKAKSPSSTPRTVTGPDGMWLLEGLPASTYRIGLSGRGYRKTVVRDVEVGTGDVLIDVPIALEPR